A single window of Salvia splendens isolate huo1 chromosome 8, SspV2, whole genome shotgun sequence DNA harbors:
- the LOC121745478 gene encoding uncharacterized protein LOC121745478 has translation MEHPFFPTTTTRAEALRWLTIAEKLLSARDLMGSKSFATRARDSDPTLTPADQILAVVDTLLAGDRRIGNNQQDWYAILRLTPQQGRESDAAVAAQYRNLAIALNPQRNKFPFADQAFRLVVDAWGVLSNPTRRSLYDKEISFYSQPPPLPPLPIQQPDPFTNHPLPSMHQNFMFFGGSTSSGLAPQQHQSSGVPFSQGQVHANPQPDPVVAVGLNREPQNFMNFNSGTNLAFGGASGSKVSSAQEGFSAFAGNAAEPAQNYSGVDERASRNLNESDNVGEKADEEGEDVEEEDEVEEMEADRNDDGLPFWTACPYCYYMYEYPSLYADCTLRCQNCKKAFQAVVIPSPPPVVDGQEGYFCCWAFLPLGFSMENWEKNKGASSTWTPFSPMFTCPGNGKSNTRKKSPQPRIYIDDDEDEDFLEVSDSSGSDDNWNKGAGKRRKKSRIVKGKGASVTPRRSARNAQADKGKNLPVQDDLVPPNGVEAPNKTAGDLSKKVPAATARKQPARVAKNFEKLDLNVEFSNEAEEPAPRVNQGNGPSRGEDDNIGFFEGLDEFLSSLPILNVVGDDKVVKAS, from the coding sequence ATGGAGCATCCATTTTTCCCGACGACCACCACCCGCGCGGAGGCCCTACGGTGGCTGACAATCGCCGAGAAGCTGCTGTCGGCGCGCGACCTAATGGGAAGCAAGTCGTTCGCCACCCGCGCGCGTGACTCCGACCCCACGCTCACCCCCGCCGACCAAATCCTCGCCGTGGTGGACACCCTCCTCGCCGGAGACCGCCGGATCGGGAACAACCAGCAGGACTGGTACGCGATCCTCCGCCTCACGCCGCAGCAGGGCCGCGAATCGGATGCCGCCGTCGCCGCGCAGTACCGCAACCTCGCCATAGCCCTCAACCCTCAGCGGAACAAATTCCCCTTCGCCGACCAGGCCTTCCGCCTCGTCGTCGACGCCTGGGGCGTGCTCTCTAACCCTACCAGGAGATCCCTCTACGACAAGGAAATCTCCTTCTATTCGCAGCCTCCGCCGCTTCCGCCGCTGCCGATTCAGCAACCCGACCCGTTCACCAATCATCCCCTTCCGTCAATGCACCAGAACTTCATGTTCTTCGGGGGCAGCACCTCGAGCGGCCTCGCTCCTCAACAGCACCAAAGCAGCGGCGTTCCTTTTTCACAAGGCCAGGTGCATGCAAACCCTCAGCCCGACCCGGTTGTTGCCGTCGGGTTGAACCGAGAGCCGcagaattttatgaattttaattcTGGTACTAATCTCGCATTTGGGGGTGCGTCTGGATCTAAAGTAAGTAGCGCGCAAGAAGGTTTCTCAGCGTTTGCTGGAAATGCTGCTGAACCTGCGCAAAATTACTCTGGTGTTGATGAGAGAGCTAGTCGTAATTTGAATGAAAGTGATAATGTGGGGGAGAAAGCAGATGAGGAAGGTGAGGATGTGGAGGAGGAAGATGAGGTGGAGGAAATGGAGGCGGACAGAAATGATGATGGATTGCCTTTCTGGACTGCATGCCCTTATTGCTATTATATGTATGAGTATCCTAGCTTGTATGCTGATTGCACTCTACGTTGCCAGAATTGCAAGAAAGCGTTTCAGGCGGTGGTAATTCCGTCCCCTCCTCCAGTGGTTGATGGGCAAGAAGGCTACTTTTGCTGTTGGGCCTTTTTGCCCTTGGGTTTTTCTATGGAGAATTGGGAGAAAAACAAGGGTGCTTCCTCAACTTGGACTCCCTTTTCACCTATGTTCACTTGCCCAGGGAATGGGAAGAGTAATACTAGAAAGAAGAGCCCGCAACCTAGGATatatattgatgatgatgaggatgaggatTTTCTTGAGGTTTCGGATTCCAGCGGGTCTGATGATAATTGGAATAAAGGTGCagggaaaaggaggaagaaatcaAGGATTGTTAAAGGAAAGGGGGCTAGTGTGACGCCCCGTAGAAGTGCTAGGAATGCACAAGCCGATAAAGGTAAGAATCTCCCAGTGCAAGATGATTTGGTACCTCCAAATGGGGTGGAGGCCCCTAACAAAACAGCAGGTGACTTGAGTAAAAAAGTGCCTGCTGCCACTGCTAGAAAACAACCTGCTAGGGTTGCTAAGAATTTCGAGAAGTTGGATTTGAATGTGGAATTCAGCAACGAAGCTGAGGAGCCTGCACCTAGGGTGAACCAAGGGAATGGACCAAGCCGTGGGGAGGATGATAATATTGGGTTTTTTGAGGGTCTTGATGAATTCCTTAGCAGTCTCCCCATTCTTAATGTCGTAGGTGATGACAAGGTTGTCAAGGCTTCGTAA